A genome region from Erigeron canadensis isolate Cc75 chromosome 3, C_canadensis_v1, whole genome shotgun sequence includes the following:
- the LOC122593247 gene encoding transmembrane protein 64, with translation MMTSQGDNEHVRLVISSENIVADSSISQPQTESSNRSLKWWIKTLTLSITAIVATLAFLKWGVPFVFEKVLLPMLQWEATAFGRPALAFILIASLALFPVLLIPSGPSMWLAGMIFGYGLGFVIIMVGTTIGMILPYLIGLLFRDRIHKWLKKWPQTAAMIRLAGEGDGFQQFRVVALFRISPFPYTIFNYAIVVTSMRFWPYLCGSIAGMIPEAFIYIYSGRLIRTFADVQYRNHRMTPLEIIYNVISLIIAVVMTVGFTVYAKKSLKELENEENMDSEHGNIQLEKLPLERQKHFQTPSV, from the exons ATGATGACATCCCAAGGAGATAACGAACATGTGAGATTGGTTATATCTAGTGAAAATATTGTGGCTGACTCCAGTATCTCACAACCTCAAACAGAAAGTAGTAATCGGTCATTGAAATGGTGGATCAAGACTCTCACGTTGTCCATAACTGCTATTGTAGCTACTCTAGCTTTCTTAAAATGGGGTGTTCCGTTTGTTTTTGAGAAG GTTCTTCTACCAATGTTGCAATGGGAGGCCACTGCCTTTGGTCGCCCAGCTCTTGCATTCATACTTATAGCCTCTTTGGCATTGTTCCCAGTGTTGCTGATCCCTTCTGGCCCATCCATGTGGCTTGCAGGGATGATTTTTGGCTATGGTCTTGGATTTGTAATAATCATGGTCGGAACAACTATCGGGATGATTTTACCCTATCTCATCGGTCTGCTCTTCCGCGATCGCATTCAT AAATGGTTGAAGAAATGGCCACAGACGGCTGCAATGATTAGATTGGCCGGGGAAGGAGATGGGTTCCAGCAATTCCGGGTTGTTGCACTTTTTAGGATTTCACCATTTCCATACACAATTTTTAACTACGCAATAGTAGTGACCAGTATGAGATTCTGGCCCTATTTGTGTGGATCAATTGCAGGGATGATTCCAGAAgcattcatttatatatacag TGGGCGGTTGATAAGGACATTTGCAGATGTGCAGTACAGAAACCACCGAATGACTCCATTAGAAATTATATACAACGTGATCTCTTTGATTATTGCAGTAGTTATGACTGTTGGTTTTACGGTTTATGCAAAGAAATCTCTAAAAGAACTTGAAAATGAAGAGAATATGGACTCAGAGCATGGTAATATACAGCTTGAAAAACTTCCACTTGAGAGACAAAAGCATTTCCAGACGCCTTCAGTATAG
- the LOC122591735 gene encoding MLO-like protein 13, with protein sequence MVEEGESRSLEYTPTWIIAVICSIIVIISLLAERGLRRLGKWLKRRGQEALYEALQKLKEELTLLGFISLLLTVSQRMISKICIPTYLANYMLPCKRKETTTSSTEYFAFNIGRHLISEDIDSQYCASKGKVPLVSLEGLQQLNIFVFVLAVVHVIFCATTMLLGVAKISKWKRWEDSIKNTDGPVKHSHVHHHHRIFFTQRTIGHYRKKAVLRWIVSFFKQFYGSVTKADYIALRAGFIKEHIPGIPDYNFYKYLLRTLVHDFRRVVGISWYLWLFVVIFLLLNIHGWYTYFWLSFLPLILLLLVGAHLEHIITRLARDVEKNKAEAVKPDDDHFWCNNPEIILYLIHFILFQNSFEIAFFFWVWTTYGFDSCIMEKVGYIITKLVLGAIVQVLCSYCVLPLYAIVSQMGSKFKPSIFNTFSLILIQDWVRERRRPGSAGESSRSNQLQNQPQENDEKIPIEQETNSRIELTSPSSIPIQEQV encoded by the exons ATGGTGGAAGAAGGTGAATCAAGGTCCTTGGAGTACACACCAACATGGATAATAGCGGTTATCTGTTCTATCATCGTTATCATCTCTCTACTTGCCGAGCGTGGTCTTCGTCGTCTTGGCAAG TGGTTAAAGCGAAGAGGTCAAGAAGCTCTTTATGAGGCCTTGCAAAAACTTAAAGAAG AGCTAACCTTGTTGGGATTCATATCGTTGTTGCTGACCGTGTCTCAACGTATGATAAGCAAAATATGCATACCAACATATCTTGCCAATTACATGCTTCCTTGCAAAAGAAAGGAAACAACTACTTCCTCAACCGAGTATTTTGCCTTCAATATCGGCCGACATCTTATATCAGAAGATATTGATAGCCAATATTGTGCAAGCAAGGGAAAGGTACCATTGGTATCTTTAGAAGGTCTACAACAGCTTAATATATTTGTATTCGTTCTAGCAGTTGTACATGTCATCTTCTGTGCCACTACTATGCTCCTTGGAGTCGCTAAA ATAAGTAAGTGGAAGCGTTGGGAGGACTCAATCAAGAACACTGATGGACCTGTTAAACATA GTCATGTTCACCATCATCATCGAATATTCTTCACGCAACGTACTATAGGTCATTACAGAAAAAAGGCAGTATTGAGATGGATA GTATCATTCTTCAAACAATTTTATGGATCAGTGACTAAGGCAGATTATATTGCACTTCGAGCTGGGTTCATAAAG GAACATATTCCCGGTATCCCAGATTACAATTTTTACAAGTACCTCTTACGAACTCTGGTACACGATTTTAGAAGAGTTGTCGGCATAAG TTGGTATTTGTGGCTCTTTGTCGTCATCTTTTTGCTTCTTAATATTCATG GTTGGTACACATACTTTTGGTTGTCATTTTTGCCCCTCATT CTTCTACTGCTTGTGGGTGCTCATCTCGAGCATATCATTACGCGCTTAGCTAGAGATGTTGAAAAGAATAAAGCGGAAGCAGTAAAACCTGATGACGATCATTTTTGGTGCAATAACCCagaaatcattttatatttgattCACTTCATCTTGTTTCAAAATTCATTTGAAATCGCCTTCTTTTTTTGGGTTTGG ACTACATATGGGTTCGACTCGTGCATCATGGAGAAAGTGGGCTACATCATCACCAAACTTGTTTTAGG GGCAATTGTTCAAGTACTTTGCAGTTATTGTGTCTTACCTTTGTATGCCATTGTATCCCAG ATGGGAAGCAAGTTTAAGCCGAGTATATTCAATACTTTTTCACTTATACTCATTCAAGACTGGGTAAGAGAAAGGAGGCGACCAGGCTCGGCAGGTGAAAGCAGTCGATCAAACCAATTGCAAAATCAACCACAAGAGAACGATGAAAAAATACCAATCGAGCAAGAAACAAATTCAAGGATAGAGCTAACCAGTCCTAGTTCTATCCCTATTCAGGAACAGGTATGA